A genome region from Blautia coccoides includes the following:
- the gdhA gene encoding NADP-specific glutamate dehydrogenase, producing the protein MSYVDEVIESVVKKNPGEPEFHQAVREVLESLKPVVEANEEKYRKEALLERLVEPERIIMFRVPWVDDKGNVQVNKGYRVQFNSAIGPYKGGLRFHPSVYLGIIKFLGFEQIFKNSLTGLPIGGGKGGSDFDPKGKSDREVMAFCQSFMTELYRHIGADTDVPAGDIGVGAREIGFMFGQYKRIRDAYEGVLTGKGLTYGGSLVRTQATGYGLLYLTEELLKLNGKELAGKTAAVSGAGNVAIYAIEKAYQLGAKPVTCSDSAGWIYDPEGIDLAALKEIKEVKRARLTEYKKYRPNAEYHEGKGVWSVKVDIALPCATQNELQLEDAKQLAANGCIAVCEGANMPTTLEATEYLQENGVIFAPGKAANAGGVATSALEMSQNSERLSWSFEEVDAKLQGIMVNICHNMVDAAKKYGSEGNYVVGANAAGFEKVAEAMLAQGIC; encoded by the coding sequence ATGTCATACGTAGATGAGGTAATTGAATCAGTAGTTAAGAAAAATCCAGGTGAACCGGAATTTCATCAGGCTGTCAGAGAGGTCCTGGAGTCCCTGAAACCGGTTGTTGAAGCAAATGAGGAAAAATACCGCAAAGAAGCACTGCTGGAGCGTCTGGTAGAGCCGGAACGCATTATCATGTTCCGCGTACCATGGGTAGATGACAAAGGCAATGTGCAGGTGAACAAAGGTTACCGCGTACAGTTCAACAGCGCTATCGGACCGTACAAGGGAGGTCTTCGCTTCCATCCGTCCGTATACCTTGGAATCATCAAGTTCCTGGGATTTGAGCAGATTTTCAAAAACTCTCTTACAGGACTTCCCATCGGCGGCGGCAAAGGCGGTTCTGACTTTGACCCCAAAGGAAAATCAGACAGAGAAGTTATGGCTTTCTGCCAGAGCTTTATGACAGAGCTGTACAGACACATCGGTGCAGACACTGACGTACCTGCCGGTGATATCGGTGTAGGCGCAAGAGAGATCGGATTTATGTTCGGCCAGTATAAGAGGATCCGCGACGCTTACGAGGGAGTTCTCACAGGAAAAGGCCTGACATATGGTGGTTCTCTGGTGAGAACACAGGCTACAGGATATGGACTTTTATACCTGACAGAGGAACTGCTGAAGTTAAACGGCAAAGAGCTTGCCGGCAAGACCGCTGCAGTATCCGGTGCGGGAAATGTTGCCATTTATGCCATTGAGAAGGCATATCAGTTAGGCGCTAAGCCGGTGACCTGCTCTGACTCTGCAGGCTGGATCTATGATCCGGAAGGAATCGACCTGGCAGCCTTAAAAGAGATCAAAGAAGTAAAACGCGCCCGTCTGACAGAGTATAAGAAATACAGACCAAATGCAGAGTATCATGAAGGCAAAGGTGTATGGAGCGTGAAAGTGGATATTGCCCTTCCATGTGCAACACAGAACGAGCTGCAGCTTGAAGACGCAAAACAGTTAGCAGCCAATGGATGCATTGCGGTATGTGAAGGTGCCAATATGCCTACCACACTGGAAGCTACCGAGTATCTGCAGGAGAACGGCGTTATCTTTGCACCGGGTAAAGCTGCTAACGCAGGCGGCGTTGCAACTTCAGCACTGGAGATGTCCCAGAACAGTGAACGTCTTAGCTGGAGCTTTGAAGAAGTAGACGCTAAATTACAGGGTATCATGGTCAACATCTGCCACAATATGGTGGACGCAGCTAAAAAATACGGCAGTGAGGGCAACTATGTAGTTGGCGCCAATGCAGCCGGATTTGAAAAAGTTGCAGAAGCAATGCTTGCCCAGGGCATCTGCTGA
- a CDS encoding PAS domain-containing protein, whose translation MKNPFAESLVKAFFNAYLVERSVEKTEVYLHREIQWIGTGEQEFARDKTEAMRALREEMEMDPVPYYINYEYIESRDLGECTSVLIQMQVGRREPEEEISIYLRVTAFCIREEEGWKIVSIHASVAAADQEEGSYFPDSNGRESRKEMEKQISGRSMDLIKRSIPGGMMGGYIEEGFPLYFINDQLLNYLGYASYDEYVRDIDGKVMNCMHPQDAPNIDAVVEAALAKGEEYEVQYRMRRRDGSYLWVNDMGRKAVSDSGREICISTIRDITDEVEHRQEIERQKEWYDRLLQSVLCGIVQYKAKDDMSVEFKMANNEAMRIFGYDPEEFQAKKIWNLPALVAEEDRERVIEEFSSLKKAGDRKGYEYRLLKKNGDKCWIVGNAELLYDIDGDLVFQSVFIDIHKRKETELRNVNLKRQVEASRELLRFSLENTAFYDFYYYPEKRILINSERTCRYFRCRKEYAHMPESFIEEHVEEEFAQDYRKMFRQIYEGEKTAACVFRSRKTGIWCRSFLSAVEHGTGEGQISYIGITEDITKEKNAELDNIRLQAIYDFTMEHDYEYLSIIDAKKNQYAIRFSDKEAYPDIPLTGMYDKTLEQFAGYYVAEQDRDAWISKISLENLEQCLRKDTDLVQFIYLSDKGRYKELRICCFEGQRDMYLMTSRDVHDVMKKEEESRQVLEEALRAADRANRAKSDFLSRMSHEIRTPMNAVIGLTELCLRSEEGFDSCRTRLEQIRVSAGYLLALINDILDMSKIENGKMKITEDPFSLGVMMREITDILLLQTKEKNIHFTLRAENEEDAFEGDSMHIKQILLNLLSNAVKFTPEGGSILLEAVVQPEEKGILPVRFLVKDTGIGIAREDQERIFKAFEQVEETESRQMGTGLGLSISRSLTELMGGTLSVESCPGKGAAFSFTLPLRRGTLCREDTSGCECRWEDLRVLLAEDNEINAEITAEILKMWGIRTDLAADGKQAVQCFADSRPETYGMILMDLKMPVMDGLKAARAIRHMGREDSLSVPIVAMTANTFQEDVEAAEKAGMNGFLAKPVDVKKMQDMIEKFCRASVVYGNRQEKNEEGL comes from the coding sequence ATGAAGAACCCTTTCGCGGAAAGTTTGGTAAAAGCATTTTTTAATGCCTATCTGGTAGAACGCAGTGTGGAGAAGACGGAGGTCTATCTGCACCGTGAGATCCAGTGGATAGGAACCGGTGAACAGGAATTTGCAAGAGACAAGACGGAAGCCATGAGGGCACTCAGGGAAGAGATGGAAATGGACCCCGTGCCCTATTATATAAATTATGAATACATAGAGAGCAGAGACCTGGGTGAGTGTACTTCTGTTCTGATCCAGATGCAGGTAGGACGCAGGGAGCCGGAGGAGGAAATCTCCATATATCTTCGTGTCACAGCCTTTTGCATAAGGGAAGAAGAGGGATGGAAGATAGTCTCTATCCATGCGTCGGTAGCGGCGGCAGATCAGGAAGAGGGTTCTTATTTTCCGGATTCCAACGGCAGGGAGTCCAGAAAAGAGATGGAAAAGCAGATTTCCGGCCGTTCCATGGATCTGATCAAGCGAAGTATACCGGGAGGGATGATGGGCGGATATATAGAGGAAGGCTTTCCTCTGTATTTTATCAATGACCAGCTACTCAATTACCTGGGATATGCCTCTTATGATGAATACGTGAGGGATATAGACGGCAAAGTGATGAACTGTATGCACCCCCAGGATGCTCCGAATATAGATGCCGTTGTGGAGGCAGCCCTTGCCAAAGGAGAGGAATACGAAGTACAGTACCGCATGCGGCGCAGGGACGGAAGTTACCTTTGGGTCAATGATATGGGCAGAAAGGCTGTCTCTGATTCCGGAAGGGAAATCTGCATCAGCACCATCCGGGACATCACAGATGAAGTGGAGCACAGACAGGAGATCGAAAGGCAGAAGGAATGGTATGACAGGCTTTTGCAGTCTGTACTGTGCGGTATCGTCCAGTATAAAGCCAAGGATGACATGAGCGTGGAATTTAAGATGGCCAATAATGAGGCCATGCGCATTTTCGGATATGACCCGGAGGAGTTTCAGGCAAAAAAGATCTGGAATCTGCCGGCACTGGTGGCAGAAGAGGACAGGGAACGGGTGATAGAGGAATTTTCTTCCCTCAAAAAAGCCGGGGACCGGAAAGGGTATGAATACAGACTGCTCAAAAAGAACGGAGATAAATGCTGGATCGTTGGCAATGCGGAGCTGCTCTATGATATAGACGGGGACCTGGTCTTTCAAAGTGTGTTTATTGACATCCACAAGCGGAAGGAGACAGAACTGCGGAATGTGAACCTTAAAAGGCAGGTGGAGGCCAGCCGGGAGCTTCTGCGGTTTTCCCTGGAGAATACAGCCTTCTATGATTTCTATTACTATCCGGAGAAGAGGATACTGATAAATTCTGAGCGCACATGTCGGTATTTCAGATGCAGAAAAGAGTATGCTCATATGCCGGAAAGCTTCATTGAGGAACATGTGGAGGAAGAGTTTGCACAGGACTATAGGAAAATGTTCCGACAGATCTATGAGGGGGAAAAGACTGCCGCCTGTGTATTCAGAAGCCGGAAGACAGGAATCTGGTGCAGATCTTTTTTGTCTGCGGTAGAGCATGGGACAGGGGAAGGCCAGATTTCCTACATAGGAATCACGGAAGACATCACAAAAGAAAAAAATGCGGAGCTGGACAATATTCGTCTTCAGGCTATCTATGATTTTACCATGGAGCATGATTATGAGTATCTGAGTATCATAGATGCAAAAAAGAACCAGTATGCCATAAGGTTTTCCGATAAGGAGGCATACCCGGATATTCCCCTTACGGGAATGTATGACAAAACCCTGGAACAGTTTGCCGGGTACTATGTGGCAGAGCAGGACCGGGATGCGTGGATCTCCAAGATAAGTCTTGAAAATCTGGAACAGTGCCTTCGGAAAGATACGGATCTGGTACAGTTTATCTATCTCTCCGATAAGGGAAGGTATAAGGAGCTGCGCATCTGCTGCTTTGAAGGGCAGAGGGATATGTACCTGATGACATCCAGAGACGTGCATGATGTGATGAAGAAGGAGGAGGAGAGCCGCCAGGTGCTCGAAGAAGCGCTGAGAGCCGCGGACCGGGCAAACAGGGCAAAATCTGACTTCCTCTCCAGGATGAGCCACGAAATCCGAACGCCTATGAATGCAGTCATCGGCCTTACGGAGCTGTGCCTCAGATCAGAGGAGGGCTTTGACAGCTGCAGGACCAGACTGGAACAGATCAGAGTGTCTGCCGGTTATCTGCTGGCGCTGATCAACGATATTCTGGATATGTCAAAGATAGAAAACGGCAAGATGAAGATAACAGAGGACCCCTTCTCCCTGGGCGTGATGATGAGGGAGATTACGGATATCCTTCTTTTGCAGACAAAGGAAAAAAATATTCATTTTACCCTCCGCGCGGAGAACGAGGAGGATGCTTTTGAAGGTGACAGCATGCATATTAAGCAGATCCTTTTGAATCTTCTGTCAAATGCTGTGAAGTTTACGCCTGAGGGCGGGAGCATTCTTCTGGAAGCAGTGGTGCAGCCGGAAGAGAAGGGGATTCTGCCGGTACGGTTTCTGGTAAAAGATACAGGGATCGGGATTGCCCGGGAGGATCAGGAGAGGATCTTTAAAGCTTTTGAACAGGTAGAAGAAACAGAGAGCCGCCAGATGGGAACCGGCCTGGGCCTGTCCATCAGCAGAAGCCTGACAGAACTTATGGGCGGCACTCTGAGCGTGGAAAGCTGTCCGGGCAAAGGCGCTGCGTTTTCCTTTACGCTGCCTTTGAGAAGGGGAACGCTCTGCAGAGAGGATACTTCCGGGTGTGAGTGCAGATGGGAGGATTTAAGAGTCCTTTTGGCAGAGGACAATGAGATCAATGCGGAGATAACAGCAGAAATTTTGAAAATGTGGGGAATCCGGACAGACCTGGCAGCAGATGGAAAACAGGCCGTCCAGTGTTTTGCAGACAGCAGGCCGGAGACCTATGGAATGATACTGATGGACTTAAAAATGCCGGTTATGGATGGTCTGAAGGCTGCGCGGGCAATTCGTCATATGGGACGGGAGGATTCTCTCTCAGTGCCCATCGTGGCCATGACTGCCAATACGTTTCAGGAGGATGTGGAGGCCGCTGAAAAGGCCGGTATGAACGGTTTTCTGGCAAAGCCCGTGGACGTGAAAAAGATGCAGGACATGATAGAAAAATTCTGCAGAGCGTCCGTAGTATATGGGAACAGACAGGAGAAAAACGAGGAAGGGTTATAA
- a CDS encoding two-component system response regulator, which yields MQREKTMLIADDVELNRALLENIFDDEYSILQAADGVEAMEILRSQPVDVVLLDIVMPRMDGFEVLKAMKEEESLSGIPVIMATSEKEKSEERALILGADDFINKPYRAMVVKKRVENIVVKHILERKRLENALFETRNELNSLIDSVPGGIGVWKVTDKVQVEYFNDGFCRQFGYDREEFQEKFTKDLTVLWVGGDTEYILKRLRENQDSSDRISLVHQVRRKDQILRWFSLNALKYKEEDGVPVYRIVNIDVTESRENELLIEQKNEELRYLLEHDALTGLYNRSTFCRKTADFLRQNPNGTYNMVQFDIERFKVINELYGNFMGDRILLLIAEGLQKCLKDKGTYGRLEADHFAVCLPAGTEELQYVREQMDKSLASVKIEQKINLYYGVYTVEDRDMSVDLMCDRANLALRTVKGNSNRSYAVYNDELHQVVLSEQQLTNSMEEALLQRQFEVYYQPVVDLKTGEVVSAEALVRWNHPEKGMVSPGFFIPFFEHNGFIIKLDAYIREEVCRNIMELGRRGLNCVPVSVNVSRLEFNDPNLCRSIIDLTERYRLEPGMMRLEITESAYTDNPQQLLAAMKELQNYGFQVLMDDFGSGYSSLNMLKDVPVDILKMDMKFLENQGISGRGPEILASLVRMAKKLGMHTIAEGIETKEQGDFLRSVGCEYGQGYYYARPMPADAFTNLLMARENVKG from the coding sequence ATGCAGAGAGAAAAAACCATGCTGATTGCAGATGACGTAGAATTGAACAGAGCACTCCTGGAGAACATCTTTGATGATGAGTACAGCATTCTCCAGGCTGCAGACGGAGTGGAAGCCATGGAAATCCTGCGCAGCCAGCCGGTGGATGTTGTCCTGTTGGACATTGTCATGCCGCGCATGGATGGATTTGAAGTCCTGAAAGCCATGAAAGAAGAGGAAAGCCTTTCAGGCATTCCGGTGATTATGGCTACCTCAGAGAAAGAAAAGTCTGAGGAGCGTGCCCTCATACTTGGGGCGGATGATTTTATCAACAAGCCATACCGGGCCATGGTGGTAAAAAAACGTGTGGAAAACATAGTGGTCAAGCATATTCTGGAGCGAAAAAGGCTGGAGAATGCTCTTTTTGAGACGAGAAATGAATTGAATTCCCTGATTGATTCTGTTCCGGGCGGCATCGGTGTCTGGAAAGTGACAGATAAGGTACAGGTGGAATATTTTAATGATGGATTCTGCCGTCAGTTCGGCTATGACAGGGAGGAATTCCAGGAAAAGTTTACCAAGGATCTGACTGTTTTATGGGTTGGAGGCGATACGGAATATATACTTAAGCGGCTCAGGGAAAATCAGGACAGCAGTGACAGGATTTCTCTGGTCCATCAGGTGAGAAGAAAGGACCAGATCCTCAGGTGGTTCAGCCTGAATGCGCTGAAATACAAGGAGGAGGATGGCGTGCCTGTGTACCGCATTGTAAATATTGACGTGACGGAGAGCAGGGAGAATGAGCTTCTCATAGAACAGAAAAATGAGGAGCTTAGGTATCTGCTGGAGCACGATGCTCTCACCGGCCTTTATAACCGTTCTACCTTCTGTAGAAAGACAGCGGATTTTCTGAGACAGAATCCAAATGGCACCTACAATATGGTGCAGTTTGACATAGAGCGTTTTAAGGTGATCAATGAGTTATACGGCAATTTTATGGGTGACAGGATACTGCTCCTCATCGCCGAGGGTCTCCAAAAATGTCTGAAAGATAAAGGAACCTACGGCAGACTGGAGGCGGACCATTTTGCTGTATGCCTGCCCGCCGGCACAGAGGAGCTGCAGTATGTGCGGGAGCAGATGGACAAGAGCCTTGCGTCTGTGAAGATAGAACAGAAGATCAATCTCTATTATGGCGTCTACACGGTAGAGGACAGAGACATGTCTGTGGATCTGATGTGCGACAGAGCCAATCTGGCACTGCGCACTGTAAAAGGAAATTCAAATCGCTCTTACGCGGTGTACAATGATGAGCTTCATCAGGTAGTCTTAAGTGAGCAGCAGCTCACCAATTCCATGGAGGAGGCACTTCTCCAAAGGCAGTTTGAGGTTTATTATCAGCCTGTTGTGGATCTGAAAACAGGGGAAGTGGTGAGTGCGGAGGCCCTGGTGAGGTGGAACCATCCGGAAAAGGGAATGGTGTCACCGGGATTCTTTATCCCGTTTTTTGAACATAATGGGTTCATTATTAAACTGGACGCCTATATCAGAGAGGAAGTCTGTAGGAACATTATGGAACTGGGGCGCCGGGGACTGAACTGTGTCCCTGTGTCCGTAAATGTTTCCAGGCTGGAATTTAATGATCCCAATCTCTGTAGAAGCATTATAGATTTGACAGAGAGGTACCGGCTGGAACCGGGAATGATGCGGCTGGAAATTACGGAAAGTGCTTATACGGACAATCCACAGCAGCTTTTGGCTGCCATGAAAGAGCTGCAGAATTATGGATTCCAGGTGTTGATGGATGACTTTGGCAGCGGATATTCTTCTCTGAATATGTTGAAGGATGTACCTGTGGATATCCTGAAAATGGATATGAAATTCCTGGAGAACCAGGGTATTTCAGGAAGAGGACCTGAGATTCTGGCATCCCTGGTGCGTATGGCGAAAAAACTCGGCATGCATACCATTGCTGAAGGGATCGAGACAAAAGAGCAGGGAGACTTTCTGCGCTCTGTGGGGTGCGAATACGGACAGGGTTATTACTATGCAAGACCTATGCCTGCAGATGCATTTACCAATCTGCTGATGGCAAGAGAAAATGTAAAGGGCTGA